GCCGTACGCCACGTGATCTCGCCCGCTCGGCGACATACATGCACATGTATGAATATATATATACCACTACCTAAGGCGCCGCTTCGCTGCGCTATGCAccgcgcacgcgcgcgTGCCGGCCCGCGTCACCATCGCGGCCTCCTTACAACACGCCCGACTTCTTCAGCTGCACGTACGACGAGATGAAGGGCACCAGGAACCCCAGTGTGAAGTAGCCGAAGTGGATCACGGCGAAAGGGATTCTTCTGTTGCGCACCTTCACTGGGATGTTCGAGTACACGCCCTCCTTGAAGTGCGCGCCGGACTGTCTTGCGCTAACGGTAAACGCTCTTCTCGCGGCGATCCTGCTGGTAGCTCCGAAAATCATGCTGTGTCTTGTTCTTGGTTTGTGTATGCGCTGTGCGATGCTATGCTGTGCTGTGCTGCAGTGCTATGCTATTGTCTCGTCTTTCTCTTGCCCAGCTCGTGCTCCCGGCGTAGTTGGTCGCGCGAGAGATGCGCTGGGAACTCTGCGAATGTCCCAAGTTCTTCGTAGCACGTCTTACGAGCGAAAAGGCCGAGCAAACCAGGCGACGTGATTGGCCGCGGGGCCCAGCCGTGAAAAAACTAGCCCGGCAAGGCGATATATCTGGcgcagaagcagaaatcGACAGGGCCAGAGCAGCGAAATATCACAGCGCGGCACAGCACACTCAGCACAGGCTACCGTTAACCGCTTTCACATCATCACAGCACTACACACATGTCGGCCATCGCACCTATCACGGGAAcgctcaagaagagaatCATCGCAGACATCACAATCGGGTTCGCCATCGGAGGCGTGATGGGAGGCTACTGGTGGTGGGGATTCCACAAGAACGTCATCAACAAGCGTGAGGCGTTCTACGCGCAGCTGGCCGCCGAGAAGCAGGCCGAGAACTGAGCGCTGCAGAGCGAATACCGACTAGCGCGCCGTTATTTCTTATGTACGCTGCTGTATAAAACATTGCATCGATTTACCACTTTTGCTTCAGTCCAGGTCGAGTTCGCGCTGCGCGAGGCGCTGCGCGAACTCGCGCGCGCACGCGAGTGCGAACGCGTGGTCCGTGGCCTGCGCAAGACCGCTGACGGTCAGCACGGCGACGGGCGCGTCGAGGCCCTCAACACgcagcggcagcgcgcCGCCGTGGAACGCGTACTCGGCGGGATCCACGAAGTAGGCGTCCTGCATGGTCAGCGaggcgcgctgctgctgcttcgCGGCCAGCTTGCGGCCCATCACGAAGCTCGAACAGCCAAAGCGCACCGCGGTGCGGCGCTTGCGCGCGACCCAGATGTCGTTGTCGAGCGCGGTGCCCGCGTTCGTGGTCGCGTGGAACACGCACTGCCCACTAGGCAGCGACAAGTCCACGACGAGCGCGTCCGCGGGGAACAGCTCGCGCGCCCACTGGCGCACCTTGCAGCCGAGGTCGAACGCGACCTCGAAGTCGAACCGCGCGAACACGTACTCACGCTCGAGTGCGCGCAGCTCCTCGAGCGGCAACGACGGCATTTTATCGcaaaacttcttgtcgaACTCAAGCATGTTTGTTTGACTGATTGGTCCTGCTCGTCTGGCGCTGTCGCGCAGGTGCGCCAGCGTCGCGGGCCGGCCCCTTTATGGAGCGCGGGAGAGGCCGTTGCGCACACTATTGATCACGTGTGACATTTGAGTCACGTGTGATATGTCGCGCCAAACGGcgctcggcggctaaacTCACActtagccgccgagctcGATCCGCGCGCCGCCTGCTATCCCATCCGCGAGCACGATAAAGCGCTTGTGGACGCCCTTCCGTCGCAGCTGGCCCGACAGGAACTGCAGTGTCGCCACCTCGCCCACGGTCGCCCCGCCCACGAACACGACCAGCACTGGGTCCGCGCCCTCGCTTTTGCCGATGATCTTGGTCCGTGCCGCGCCCGACGCGTCCCACTTCTGCTCGCGTACCTTGTCGCGCCCGTACTGCTGCCCGAACAGCTCCTCCAGCCCGCGCCACGACGGCGTGCGCGAGATAATGAAGGGCTGCTGCGACGAAAACGTCTTGGTGACTATTGACCGGTCGTACAGCAGCTGCACCATTCGCGTGACCACGGGGACGGAGCCGCAGTACGCGAACGACGCGTCCAGCGGCCTCCCCGGGTCGCTCTCGCCCTCCTGCTGGGGCACCAGGTCCAGGTACGCCGCGAACGAGTTGAAGTCGTGCCACGGCGAGTGCTCTGCCGCGTTCTGCTTGCTCACGAACATCCCGGCGCGGGCTAGCCGCTGCAGACGGAAGACAGCATTGACGCCCCACGCGTCGCACATCTCGGTCCGTATCAGGTTGTActcgcgctcgcgcacACCGTTGCACGTCAACGACAGGATGCAGCAAAGCCGGACGAGCGCGGAGCGTGGCAACTGGCCCTCGTACAGGAGCTCCAGAATCCTGTCGCAGCTCGCGCGCTGGCTCGCGTTTCCGGTTACTAGGtcctgctccagctctACCACCCGGTTGAACAGagactcttcttcgccgtcCTCCAGCTCGCTGACCTCACTCACCACCTTGGACGACAGCGTTGTGTGCAGCTTCAGTATCTTTTGCCGCTCTTGCAGGGACCCGAGGTTTTCCACGAACTGCTTGATCTCGCCAACACTCTCCGCCTGGTGCCTTGCGTCGTATTCTGTTTGTAATTCCCGCGCAAGCTCGTTGAGCCGGGGTCCCAACGCtccaaagttcttgaacttcagcTCGTTCCACACTTCGTCCTT
This is a stretch of genomic DNA from Lachancea thermotolerans CBS 6340 chromosome D complete sequence. It encodes these proteins:
- the VPS33 gene encoding tethering complex ATP-binding subunit VPS33 (similar to uniprot|P20795 Saccharomyces cerevisiae YLR396C VPS33 vacuolar sorting protein essential for vacuolar morphogenesis and function involved in vacuolar protein targeting) yields the protein MYNRDYVSGPMSKTINTRKFRRTVRDNLLNVLSRVSDGESPQVLVVQQKLVRYLNGLCTFSQLKESSAVLHIITDDANCAKNIEEVLSVSEYQLVFLVDVRSDIRLPEGLTRVIKNFKDRKAHLVYVSWETEPSNKQGKLPHHLSLQLDSAVPISPWFVLPTCTLDDNLLSCEVLYNADGDSLYAPAVKTLQKATREVLIQNLSNAVQVVLKEAGLAVTHAASFGNTSHKLVDHVRSSLEGRKDENDRFVEDTLYGARHSGLQCNLVVVERDMDLLTPLCSQLTYAGILDDLYELRGTSLVNPPTLTDVEVKTLDYTKDEVWNELKFKNFGALGPRLNELARELQTEYDARHQAESVGEIKQFVENLGSLQERQKILKLHTTLSSKVVSEVSELEDGEEESLFNRVVELEQDLVTGNASQRASCDRILELLYEGQLPRSALVRLCCILSLTCNGVREREYNLIRTEMCDAWGVNAVFRLQRLARAGMFVSKQNAAEHSPWHDFNSFAAYLDLVPQQEGESDPGRPLDASFAYCGSVPVVTRMVQLLYDRSIVTKTFSSQQPFIISRTPSWRGLEELFGQQYGRDKVREQKWDASGAARTKIIGKSEGADPVLVVFVGGATVGEVATLQFLSGQLRRKGVHKRFIVLADGIAGGARIELGG
- the COX9 gene encoding cytochrome c oxidase subunit VIIa (highly similar to uniprot|P07255 Saccharomyces cerevisiae YDL067C COX9 Subunit VIIa of cytochrome c oxidase, which is the terminal member of the mitochondrial inner membrane electron transport chain), whose amino-acid sequence is MSAIAPITGTLKKRIIADITIGFAIGGVMGGYWWWGFHKNVINKREAFYAQLAAEKQAEN
- a CDS encoding uncharacterized protein (similar to uniprot|P38276 Saccharomyces cerevisiae YBR137W Hypothetical ORF); this translates as MLEFDKKFCDKMPSLPLEELRALEREYVFARFDFEVAFDLGCKVRQWARELFPADALVVDLSLPSGQCVFHATTNAGTALDNDIWVARKRRTAVRFGCSSFVMGRKLAAKQQQRASLTMQDAYFVDPAEYAFHGGALPLRVEGLDAPVAVLTVSGLAQATDHAFALACAREFAQRLAQRELDLD
- the COX8 gene encoding cytochrome c oxidase subunit VIII (similar to uniprot|P04039 Saccharomyces cerevisiae YLR395C COX8 Subunit VIII of cytochrome c oxidase, which is the terminal member of the mitochondrial inner membrane electron transport chain), encoding MIFGATSRIAARRAFTVSARQSGAHFKEGVYSNIPVKVRNRRIPFAVIHFGYFTLGFLVPFISSYVQLKKSGVL